One part of the Haliotis asinina isolate JCU_RB_2024 chromosome 2, JCU_Hal_asi_v2, whole genome shotgun sequence genome encodes these proteins:
- the LOC137273724 gene encoding L-proline trans-4-hydroxylase-like isoform X1 codes for MPIREFPYTGGDLEVTPQMLSDFNEAGYILIRGLLDSVELKKVQECLEGSDAIMKHAYGVSDGEDRESKLCIWSHPGDDVTGMVGRCEKVVTTSEKLLGGEVYHYHTKLMMKEAFTGGKHVWHQDYGYWYKNGCLFPDMLTVFIAIDACTKANGCLQILEGSHRCGRIEHLYVGDQTGADLARVKELQGQLEQLHVEMKPGDALFFHCNLLHTSSANTSPDRRWAFLCAYNRASNNPVYEHHHPQYTPLVKVPNSAIQECVNLTDTSGKDFVDPSKDKTVKKGDTAVPSTKRQKLSA; via the exons AATTCCCATACACAGGTGGTGACCTTGAGGTCACCCCACAGATGTTGTCAGACTTCAATGAGGCTGGCTACATTCTCATCAG AGGCCTGCTGGACAGTGTTGAGTTGAAGAAGGTCCAGGAGTGCCTGGAAGGAAGTGATGCCATCATGAAGCATGCATATGGG GTTTCTGATGGCGAAGATCGCGAGAGCAAGCTGTGCATCTGGAGTCACCCTGGAGATGATGTGACAGGCATGGTGGGGCGGTGTGAGAAGGTGGTCACAACATCAGAAAAG TTGCTTGGAGGGGAGGTATATCACTACCACACCAAACTGATGATGAAGGAAGCATTCACTGGGGGCAAGCATGTGTGGCATCAGGATTATGG ATACTGGTACAAAAATGGCTGCTTGTTCCCGGACATGTTGACTGTCTTCATTGCCATTGATGCATGTACCAAGGCTAATGGTTGTCTTCAG ATTCTAGAGGGGTCTCATCGCTGTGGTCGGATTGAGCATTTGTATGTTGGTGATCAGACTGGAGCTGACCTGGCTCGAGTCAAGGAGCTACAAGGTCAACTGGAGCAACTGCATGTGGAAATGAAGCCTG GTGATGCCCTGTTCTTTCACTGTAACCTGCTGCACACATCCAGCGCCAACACCAGCCCCGACCGCCGCTGGGCATTCCTGTGTGCATACAACCGTGCAAGCAACAATCCAGTGTATGAGCACCATCATCCCCAGTACACCCCGCTTGTCAAG GTACCCAACAGCGCCATCCAAGAATGTGTTAACCTGACAGACACATCAGGGAAAGACTTTGTGGACCCATCTAAAGACAAGACAGTGAAGAAAGGGGACACAGCAGTCCCCAGCACAAAGCGCCAGAAGTTGTCAGCATAA
- the LOC137273724 gene encoding L-proline trans-4-hydroxylase-like isoform X2, with product MLSDFNEAGYILIRGLLDSVELKKVQECLEGSDAIMKHAYGVSDGEDRESKLCIWSHPGDDVTGMVGRCEKVVTTSEKLLGGEVYHYHTKLMMKEAFTGGKHVWHQDYGYWYKNGCLFPDMLTVFIAIDACTKANGCLQILEGSHRCGRIEHLYVGDQTGADLARVKELQGQLEQLHVEMKPGDALFFHCNLLHTSSANTSPDRRWAFLCAYNRASNNPVYEHHHPQYTPLVKVPNSAIQECVNLTDTSGKDFVDPSKDKTVKKGDTAVPSTKRQKLSA from the exons ATGTTGTCAGACTTCAATGAGGCTGGCTACATTCTCATCAG AGGCCTGCTGGACAGTGTTGAGTTGAAGAAGGTCCAGGAGTGCCTGGAAGGAAGTGATGCCATCATGAAGCATGCATATGGG GTTTCTGATGGCGAAGATCGCGAGAGCAAGCTGTGCATCTGGAGTCACCCTGGAGATGATGTGACAGGCATGGTGGGGCGGTGTGAGAAGGTGGTCACAACATCAGAAAAG TTGCTTGGAGGGGAGGTATATCACTACCACACCAAACTGATGATGAAGGAAGCATTCACTGGGGGCAAGCATGTGTGGCATCAGGATTATGG ATACTGGTACAAAAATGGCTGCTTGTTCCCGGACATGTTGACTGTCTTCATTGCCATTGATGCATGTACCAAGGCTAATGGTTGTCTTCAG ATTCTAGAGGGGTCTCATCGCTGTGGTCGGATTGAGCATTTGTATGTTGGTGATCAGACTGGAGCTGACCTGGCTCGAGTCAAGGAGCTACAAGGTCAACTGGAGCAACTGCATGTGGAAATGAAGCCTG GTGATGCCCTGTTCTTTCACTGTAACCTGCTGCACACATCCAGCGCCAACACCAGCCCCGACCGCCGCTGGGCATTCCTGTGTGCATACAACCGTGCAAGCAACAATCCAGTGTATGAGCACCATCATCCCCAGTACACCCCGCTTGTCAAG GTACCCAACAGCGCCATCCAAGAATGTGTTAACCTGACAGACACATCAGGGAAAGACTTTGTGGACCCATCTAAAGACAAGACAGTGAAGAAAGGGGACACAGCAGTCCCCAGCACAAAGCGCCAGAAGTTGTCAGCATAA